In Apium graveolens cultivar Ventura chromosome 10, ASM990537v1, whole genome shotgun sequence, the following are encoded in one genomic region:
- the LOC141692538 gene encoding putative serine/threonine-protein kinase PBL17 encodes MGNCYSFEVDEQYQQQQQYGQSLNKNPVGADRVVVATPTNANSTFPKSAESNKNAKANSVVVIPKNVRDLRRNPGNSNLDIFTYDEMRLATKVFRPDQVLGEGGFGIVYKGVIDENVRPGYNKTEVAIKELDPEGIQGDREWLAEVNYLGQLEHPNLVKLIGYCCDDDHRLLVYEYMASGSLENHLFQRVSATMTWARRLKIALDAAKGLAFLHGAERSIIYRDFKTSNILLDGHFNAKLSDFGLAKDGPMGDQTHVSTRVMGTYGYAAPEYVMTGHLTARSDIYGFGVVLLEMLIGRKAMDRSRPSREHNLVEWARPLLNHHKKLLRILDPRMEGQYSNKTAIKVANLAYQCLSQNPKGRPVMSQVVDILESVQIQHRRENVSIQSGNSATLYEVPKSIPSNPTDNHRSKQNENERLKDAEAPMSTPERSKNEPPKENDLYDPYERS; translated from the exons ATGGGGAATTGTTACAGTTTTGAAGTAGATGAGCAATATCAACAGCAGCAGCAGTATGGTCAGTCTCTTAATAAGAATCCAG TTGGAGCTGATCGTGTTGTTGTCGCAACTCCCACCAATGCAAATTCTACCTTTCCAAAGTCTGCTGAATCAAATAAAAATGCCAAAGCAAACAGTGTCGTCGTGATACCAAAGAATGTCAGGGATCTTCGCCGGAATCCGGGGAATAGTAATCTTGATATCTTTACATATGATGAGATGAGGTTGGCCACCAAGGTGTTTCGCCCTGATCAAGTTCTTGGGGAGGGTGGATTTGGAATTGTTTACAAAGGAGTTATAGATGAGAATGTTAGGCCTGGTTACAATAAAACGGAAGTTGCCATCAAAGAGCTTGATCCAGAAGGAATTCAAGGCGACAGAGAATGGCTG GCTGAAGTTAACTATTTGGGACAGCTCGAACACCCTAATCTCGTGAAGCTCATAGGGTACTGCTGTGATGATGACCACAGGCTTCTAGTCTACGAATATATGGCATCTGGGAGCCTGGAAAATCACCTTTTCCAAA GAGTGAGTGCAACTATGACTTGGGCAAGAAGGTTAAAGATTGCTTTGGATGCTGCAAAAGGGCTCGCTTTTCTTCATGGTGCAGAAAGATCTATTATCTACCGGGATTTTAAGACATCAAACATATTGCTCGATGGG CATTTCAATGCAAAACTTTCTGACTTCGGACTTGCAAAGGATGGACCTATGGGAGATCAAACGCATGTATCAACACGGGTTATGGGAACTTATGGTTATGCAGCTCCTGAATATGTAATGACAG GTCATTTGACAGCTAGAAGTGATATATATGGTTTTGGAGTGGTGCTACTTGAAATGTTGATAGGAAGGAAAGCCATGGACAGGAGCCGACCTAGCCGAGAGCATAACCTGGTGGAGTGGGCCCGGCCTCTGTTGAACCATCACAAGAAGCTTTTGAGAATATTAGATCCGAGAATGGAAGGGCAGTACTCAAATAAAACTGCCATAAAGGTGGCAAATTTGGCTTATCAATGCCTTAGCCAAAACCCAAAAGGAAGGCCTGTCATGAGCCAGGTAGTTGATATACTTGAATCTGTTCAGATACAACATAGACGAGAAAATGTATCGATTCAAAGTGGAAATAGTGCAACTCTTTACGAGGTTCCCAAGAGTATTCCAAGCAATCCAACCGACAATCATAGAAGTAAACAAAATGAAAATGAGAGGTTAAAAGATGCAGAAGCTCCAATGAGCACGCCGGAAAGGAGCAAGAATGAACCTCCAAAAGAGAATGATCTCTATGACCCTTATGAAAGATCGTGA